A portion of the Fulvia fulva chromosome 1, complete sequence genome contains these proteins:
- a CDS encoding Transcription factor of morphogenesis MCM1, with amino-acid sequence MSAELVNQDPTGDHEEQELENGNESRGVKRQRTSNAADDDDDDDDKPGRERRKIEIKFIQDKSRRHITFSKRKAGIMKKAYELSVLTGTQVLLLVVSETGLVYTFTTPKLQPLVTKPEGKNLIQACLNAPEPADSNGVDGDGSAVESPEEQHTAPPPMAPQGMPPQGMPRNQQPQQPYMTADQQQALQYQAYLQQQQAAQQGAYPMAPQQHMQSRG; translated from the exons ATGTCGGCAGAACTCGTCAACCAGGACCCCACCGGCGACCACGAGGAGCAGGAGCTCGAGAACGGCAACGAGTCGCGCGGCGTCAAGCGCCAACGTACCTCCAATGCCGCCGACGACGATGATGACGACGACGACAAGCCTGGCCGTGAGCGCCGTAAGATCGAGATCAAGTTCATTCAGGACAAGTCGCGTCGACACATCACCTTCTCGAAGCGGAAGGCGGGTATCATGAAGAAG GCGTACGAACTGTCGGTCCTTACTGGCACCCAGGTGTTACTGCTCGTAGTATCCGAGACAGGCCTGGTCTACACTTTCACCACACCGAAGCTTCAGCCACTTGTCACCAAGCCAGAGGGCAAGAACCTGATTCAA GCATGCCTCAACGCACCAGAGCCAGCCGATAGCAATGGCGTCGACGGCGACGGCTCAGCCGTCGAATCACCCGAAGAACAGCACACCGCGCCTCCACCCATGGCACCTCAAGGCATGCCACCGCAGGGCATGCCACGCAACCAGCAGCCCCAGCAACCATACATGACGGCGGATCAGCAGCAGGCATTGCAATATCAGGCGTATCTCCAGCAGCAACAGGCCGCACAGCAGGGCGCGTACCCCATGGCACCGCAGCAACACATGCAATCGCGGGGATAA